In Salmo trutta chromosome 16, fSalTru1.1, whole genome shotgun sequence, a genomic segment contains:
- the LOC115151112 gene encoding transmembrane protein 74B — protein sequence MSMESVNAVELHELGDGDKRAACEAATTPGQGPRTAPRAGIENTSYQEEEHEMRLSDPASSSVHRSMSNDRGYQTQPQPFQRNELSPRSEEGHVTDFNDHSVDYGFISALVFLVGGIVLVIIAYTIPREAKVNPDLVSARQMEKLEMYYAQLGSHLDKCIIAGLGLLTLGGMLLSILLMVSICKGELYRQRTFVQPRKTYGSIHLRMRQLGEGGESIVECEPSHTGTTAPATSTNGTEMSSGTRQE from the coding sequence ATGTCGATGGAGTCTGTGAATGCCGTAGAGCTCCATGAATTGGGGGATGGGGACAAGCGCGCTGCCTGCGAGGCCGCTACAACTCCGGGACAAGGACCTCGGACAGCGCCCAGAGCTGGAATCGAGAACACGTCATATCAGGAAGAAGAGCACGAGATGAGGTTAAGTGACCCAGCCAGCTCGAGTGTTCATCGGTCCATGTCTAATGATAGGGGCTACCAGACACAACCCCAGCCTTTCCAGCGAAATGAGCTGTCACCCAGGTCTGAGGAGGGCCATGTGACTGACTTCAATGACCATTCTGTCGACTATGGGTTCATATCTGCCCTGGTGTTCTTGGTGGGTGGAATAGTACTGGTAATCATTGCATACACCATCCCTCGAGAGGCTAAGGTCAACCCAGACCTGGTGTCAGCTCGTCAGATGGAGAAACTGGAGATGTACTACGCACAACTGGGCTCGCACCTCGACAAGTGTATCATAGCAGGCCTGGGACTGTTGACTCTAGGGGGGATGCTCTTGTCCATCTTGCTAATGGTGTCCATATGCAAAGGTGAGCTGTACCGCCAGAGGACTTTTGTCCAACCCAGGAAGACGTACGGGTCGATTCACCTGCGGATGAGACAGTTGGGCGAGGGGGGAGAATCTATTGTTGAATGTGAACCTAGTCACACTGGCACCACAGCTCCAGCCACAAGTACAAATGGAACAGAGATGTCCAGTGGGACCCGACAGGAGTAG